ACGCTGCTCGCGGCGTTCGCCTCCGAGACCCCCGGCATCCCGTCGGACCGCGTACTCGATTCGCTGGTGCACGTGTGGACGTGTGCGGTGTACGGGGAATGCCCCTGACGCGTCGGCCCCTCATGCGAACATATGTTCGTGTCGGTCATAGCTGCGGCGAACATCCTGCACGCTGACCTCGACTCGTTCTACGCCTCGGTCGAGCAGCGCGACGATCCGGCGCTGCGCGGCAGGCCGGTGATTGTCGGCGCCGGGGTGGTGCTCGCGGCCAGTTACGAGGCCAAGGCGTACGGCGTGCGCACCGCGATGGGCGGGCACCAGGCCCGCCGGTTGTGCCCGCAGGCGATCGTCGTCCCCCCGCGGATGGCGGCCTACTCCCAGGCCAGCGCCGACGTGTTCGAGGTCTTCCGCGACACCACCCCGATCGTCGAACCGCTCTCGGTCGACGAGGCGTTCCTCGACGTGTCGGGCCTGGGCCGGGTGTCGGGCACACCCGTGGAGATCGGCGCAACGCTACGGGCCAGGGTTCGCGACGAGGTCGGGCTGCCCATCACCGTGGGGATCGCGCGCACGAAGTTCCTCGCCAAGGTCGCCAGCCAGGAGGGCAAGCCCGACGGGTTACTACTGGTGCCGCCCGACCGCGAGTTGGCGTTCCTGCATCCGCTGCCGGTGCGGCGGCTGTGGGGCGTGGGGGCGAAGACGGCCGAGAAGCTGCACGCCCACGGGGTCCAGACCGTCGCCGACGTCGCGGAACTGGGCGAGTCCACGCTGGCGTCGATGGTCGGCGGCGCCATGGGCCACCAGCTCTACGCGCTGTCGCGCAACATCGACCGGCGCCGGGTGGTCACCGGCGTCCGGCGCCGCTCGGTCGGTGCCCAACGGGCCCTGGGCCGGCGCGGGAACACGATGTCGGCCACCGAGGTGGACGCCGTCGTGGTCAACCTCGTCGACCGCATCACCCGCCGGATGCGCACGGCGGGCCGCACGGGCCGCACAGTCGTGCTACGGCTGCGCTTCGACGATTTCAGCCGGGTCACCCGCTCGCACACCATGCCGCGCGCGACGGCGTCGACCGAGGCCGTCCTCGCCGCCGCGCGCGGCCTGGTCGCCGCGGCCACCCCGGAGATCGCCCAGCGCGGCCTCACGCTGATCGGGTTCGCCGTGTCCAACATCGACCGCGACGGCGCCCAGCAGCTCGAGTTGCCGTTCGGTCCGGTTCACGACACCGTCGCGCTCGACGCCGCCGTCGACCAGGTACGCACGCGCTACGGCAACCTGGCCGTCACCCGGGGTGTGCTGATGGGCCGCGACCCCGGATTGGAGATTCCTATGCTGCCGGATTGACCGTCAGGCCGGGACCACCCGCCCCCAGACCCGGTGTTCGCCGAGACCCTCGATGAGCGAGGCCGCCAGGCCCGCGGGGTCCGACGCGCTGAGCACACCTTCGGAATCGGCGCCGACACCCGACAGCGCGAGCAACTCCGAACCCTGTGGGAGCACGGCCAGCGCCTTGAAGTGCCGGAACGCCTCGTCGACGAGAATCTTCGCCTGGACGGTCGTGGGCGATCCCGCGAGGACGAGGCCGTCGAACTCGATGGAACGAGCGGTCGCATACGTCCGCGAGATCGGCACGCTGCCACCCTCGTGGTCGAGGGTTCCGCCGTGCGAGGCGATCACCAGGGGCACCAGCTTCGCCGCCCCCAACGCGTCGACAACCGCCGCCACCTCGGCGATGTCGGAGTCCGGACCGGTGAGGACGCCGATGTTGCGGCCCTCCACCGGCCAGGTCTGACCGACCTGCGACAGTGCCGGGCTGAGCACCGCGGGATCGACCGGGGCGACGGTGGGAGCGGGCGGCTCGAGTCCCAGCCCGGCGGCGACCGCCGCGCACAGTTCCGCGTCGATATTCGCCAGGACCACGAGCTGACGTTCCTTGATCGCCTGCTCGTAGCACTTACCCAGCTCGAAGGTGTACGCCTCGACGATGTGAGCCTGCTCCACGGGGCTCAGGCTGCGGTAGAACATCGCCACCTGAGAGAAGTGGTCGTCATACGACGCCGGTGCGGCGCGGAGTTTCGTCGACTCGACGACAGCGGTCGGCACCTCGATGAACGCCCCGTTGTCCGCACCCGCGAGGAACGGGCATCCTCCGTCGAGTGAGTTCGGCTTGTACGGCGCGACGCCGGGGTGCACGCCATGCTGGTGGAAGCCGTCCCGGAACATGTCGTTGACCGGTGCGTGCGGGCGGTTGATCGGGATCTGGCCGAAGTTGGGTCCGCCCAGCCTGGTCAGCTGGGTGTCGAGGTAGGAGAACAGCCGCGCCTGCAGGAGCGGATCGTCGGTGACGTCGATGCCGGGCACCAGATGGCCCGGGTGGAACGCCACCTGTTCGGTCTCGGCGAAGAAATTGGTGGGGTTGCGGTTGAGCTGCAACGTGCCGATCAGCTGCACGGGTGCGAGTTCTTCGGGCACGATCTTCGTCGGGTCGAGGAGGTCGATGCCTTCGAACATCTGATCCGGTGTATCCGGCATCACCTGCACGCCGAGGTCCCACTCGGGATAGGCGCCCTTCTCGATCGCGTCCGCGAGGTCGCGGCGATGCAGGTCGGGGTCCATTCCGGCGGCGATCTGCGCCTCCTCCCAAACCAGCGAATGCACCCCCAGGCGCGGCTTCCAGTGGAACTTCACCAGCGATGTCGTGCCATCGGGACCGGTCAGCCGGAAGGTGTGGACCCCGAAGCCCTCCATCATCCGGTAGGACCGCGGGATACCGCGGTCGGACATGTTCCACATGGTGTGGGCCTGGGCCTCAGTGTGCAGGGACACGAAGTCCCAGAACGTGTCGTGCGCGCTCTGGGCCTGCGGGATCTCCCGGTCCGGATGCGGTTTGGCGGCGTGGACGACGTCGGGGAACTTGATGCCGTCCTGGATGAAGAACACCGGAATGTTGTTGCCGACGAGATCGAACGTGCCCTCGTCGGTGTAGAACTTGGTGGCGAACCCGCGGGTGTCACGCACCGTGTCGGCCGATCCGCGAGAACCCAGCACCGTCGAAAACCGAACGAACACATCGGTTTCCGCACCGGATTTCAGGAACGCGGCCTTGCAGATCTTCTCGGCGGCGCCGTTACCGCGGAACACCCCGTGAGCCGCGGCGCCACGGGCGTGCACCACGCGCTCAGGGATGCGCTCGTGGTCGAAGTGGGTGATCTTCTCCCGCAGGTGGTGATCCTGCAGCAGCGTCGGCCCGCGTGCGCCGGCCTTGAGTGAGTGATCGGTGTCGTACAGTCTCGCGCCCTGGGCGGTGGTCAGGTATTCGCCCTGCTGCCCGCGCGCGGTCCGCGAGCCGCCGACGGAAATTCCGGTGGCCGTGCGCAAGTCGGGTCCGGACTGATCCGGCTTGGGAGGCAGCGGCTCGCGCGGGGTGGTCGGCTCCTCGAACGACGGCGGTTCCGAACCCGGCATGCCGGGGATGTAGCTCGGGCTGTGTTGAAGCACCCGTTCGGCCGCGTCTTTGACCATGTCCTTGGCGTCTTTGACGACGCCCTTGATGGTCTCTTTTGCTCCGCGGTCTGCCGCCATGGGGTCCCTTCCGTCACGTCACCGCGCGAAGCGGGCACCGCCTACCGGACCCGTCGACGCACGCTCAGGGCGGCTTCCCGTCGTGATTAGTCTTTAAACGCCGCAGGCCACCATGTGGGATTCAGGAACTCGTCCACTCCAGCAGTCGCGCGGCCGGCCAGGTGTTGACGATCCGGTCCATCGGCACCCCGGCGTCGAGCGCGCGCTGCGCCCCGTAGCCCAGGAAGTCGAGTTGCCCGGGCGCGTGGGAGTCGGTGTCGATCGAGAACACACAGCCGATCTGCAGAGCCAGGTCGAGGAGCCGGGTCGGCGGGTCGCGCCGCTCGGGACGGGAGTTGATCTCGACGGCGGTGCCGTGGTCACGGCATGCGGTGAAGACCTTATCGGCGTCGAATTTCGACTCCGGTCGGACACCGCGGTTGCCGGTGACCAGCCGGCCGGTGCAGTGGCCGAGCACGTCGGTGTGCGGGTTGGCGACGGCTTTCAGCATGCGGCGGGTCATCGCCGGGGCGTCCATCGCCAGCTTCGAGTGCACGCTGGCCACCACCACGTCGAGGCGCTCGAGCAGTTCGTCCTCCTGGTCCAGCGAACCGTCCTCGAGGATGTCCACCTCGATGCCGGTCAGAATACGAAGGGGTGCAACCGTTTTCCGCAGTTCGTCGATGACGTCGAGTTGTTTGCGCAGCCGGTCCGGCGACAGTCCGTTGGCGATGGTCAGGCGCGGCGAGTGGTCGGTCAGCGCGCAGTACTCGTGGCCGAGGTCCCGGGCGGCGAGCATCATCTCCTCGATCGGCGCCGATCCGTCCGACCAGTTCGAGTGGACGTGCAGGTCCCCCTTGAGCGCCGCGCGGATCTCGCCGCCGCCGAGATCGGCTGCGTCCGCTCGCAACTCGACCAGCGCGTCGGGTTCCCGCCCGGCCCACGCCTGGGCGATCACCTTGGCCGTCTTGGGACCGATCCCCGGCAACGACTGCCAGCTGTTGGCGGTGCCGTGGCGTTCCCGTTCGGCCTCGGTGAGCCGCTCGACGATGTCGGCGGCATTGCGGTAGGCCATCACCCGGCGGGAGTCCTCGCGGGCGCGGTCCTTGTAGTACGCGATCTGGCGCAGCGCGGTGACCGGATCCATGTCCCCAGTGTGCCCTCAGCGCTGTGACGTCACGCAAATTGGCGCAGGCCGCCTCAGCCGGGCGCCTGCGTGCAGTAAGTGCCGCGCGCGGCGTTGAGCACGATGGCGGCTTGCCCGGGCGCAGCAGCGTATTGGGCCGCGATGGAGTCGATCACGGCGTTGGCCGGCTGACCGCTGTAGAGCATTCGGCACGCCTGCCGTCCCGCAGTGAGGAGTTGGTCGTCGTTACCGGGGAACTTGCCGCGCGTCGCACCGAGGAAGGCGTTGTCCTCCGCGGTCAGCGGGATGGGCCAGGCGGCGGCGGGACCGACCGACGCACCCAGCAGCACACCGGCTGTGATCGTGGCCGCGAGCAGACGCCCGCATCGGTTCGTTGTCGACATCGTGTTCCCTCTTGTCGGGTGTTCGATCTCCATCTTGAGCGTAGCCGCGGGTCGAGGGCGGCCTTCGCGCAAATCCGGACTCCGTATCGGGTTAGAGCGACTCCCAGGAAAGCGGACTACCGTCGGTCTACGTGCGATTCGCCTTCAAAACCTCACCGCAGAACACCACCTGGGCCGAGATGCTGCCGATCTGGCAGACCGCCGACGGCATCGACGTCTTCGAGTCCGGCTGGACCTTCGACCACTTCTATCCGATCCTCTCCGACTCCACCGGGCCGTGCCTGGAGGGTTGGATCACGCTGACCGCACTGGCGCAGGCCACCACGCGGTTGCGCGTCGGCGTGCTCGTCACCGGTATCCACTACCGCCACCCCGCCGTGCTCGCCAATATGGCCTCGGCGCTCGACATCGTCTCGGGCGGCCGGCTCGAGCTGGGCATCGGCGCCGGCTGGAACGAGGAGGAGTCCGGCGCCTACGGCATCGAACTCGGCAGCATCAAGGAGCGCTTCGACCGGTTCGAAGAGGCGTGCGAGGTGTTGACGGGTCTGCTCACGCAGGACACCACGACGTTCGACGGTAAGTACTACCAGCTCAAGGACGCGCGTAACGAGCCGAAAGGCCCGCAGCAGCCCCATCCCCCGATCTGCATCGGCGGTAGCGGCGAGAAGCGCACCCTGCCGATCACCGCCAAGTACGCCGACCACTGGAACTTCGTCGGCGGGACGCCCGAGGAGTTCGCCCGCAAGCGCGACGTGCTGGCCGCGCGCTGCGAGGACATCGGCCGCGATCCGAAGGAGATCACGCTGTCGGCGCACGTCCGGCTGGGCGAAGACCGGGATTACGCGAAGGTGATCGGCGAGGCGGGAGCGCTGGGCGCCGAGGGGCTCGACCTGGCGATCATCTACCTGCCTCCGCCCTACGACCCCGCTGTTCTGGAACCGCTGGCGGAGGCGATCAGGGACTCTGAGCTGGCGAAATAGCCGGTCACGAAAATATCACGATCAGGCAAAGATTGAGTGGCACCGAGTTACATCCACCCGGCCAGCGGGTTCTACTTAGCTAGACGCCGAAGCGCATCAGTTCGTCGGGGGTGATGAGCCGTTCCTGCCTAGCGGGGAACTCCCGGCTCTTGACCGGATGGCGGAACAATGACCAGGCCATTCGACCCACCCGTGAACGGGTTATCGGGTTGATGTACACGATGATCACTCCTGCGATATACCAATAGCTGAACTGTGGGCTACCTTATCGCAATACCCACATCAAGTCATTAGAGACCGCAGTCGCGGCAAACTCGGTGAGGCGCGCCGATCGTCGATTGGCTGTTTCAGGTGTGACGGATGTGGTTGATGTGGCGCCAAACGGGTGGCTGCGCCGCCCGACCGTGCGGTGTCATACGCGCCACGCCGAGGCAGGCGTACCGCACCGCACAGTCGCGGGGAAACCTCTAGCGCTGCGGCGCCGCCGTCGGCTTGATCGGCGCCGGCAGAGCGCTCTTGCCCATCAGGTAGCGGTCGACACCCGTGGCGGCGGCCCGGCCCTCGGCGATCGCCCACACGATCAGCGACTGACCACGGCCCATGTCGCCGGCCACGAAGACGCCGGGAACCGAGGTCGCGAAGTCGGCGTCGCGCGAGACGTTGCCGCGGTCGGTGAGCTCCACCTTCAGGTCGGTCAGCAGACCTTCCTTCTCCGGTCCGACGAAGCCCATCGCGAGCAGCACCAGATCGGCCTCCAGCTCGAAGTCCGAACCCTCGACCCTCTCGAACTTGCCGGCCTTCATCTCGACCTCGTGCACCTTGAGCGACGTCACGCGGCCGTCCTCGCCGCAGAACTCCTCGGTGTTGACCGAGAAGACCCGCTCGCCGCCTTCCTCGTGCGCCGAGGCGACGCGGTACATCAGCGGGTAGGTCGGCCAGGGCGTGCTCTCGGCTCGTGTCTCCGGCGGCCGCGGCATGATCTCGAACTGGTGCACGCTGACCGCGCCCTGCCGGTGCGAGGTGCCGAGGCAGTCCGCGCCGGTGTCGCCGCCGCCGATGATCACCACGCGTTTGTCCTTCGCGGTGATCGGCGGCTCGCCGTCGTCACCGACCACGGGGTCACCCATCTGTACGCGGTTGGCCCACGGCAGGAATTCCATCGCCTGGTGGATGCCGTCGAGTTCGCGACCCGGGATCGGCAGGTCGCGCCACGCCGTGGCACCACCGGCGAGCACCACGGCGTTGAATTCGGACCGCAGCTGCGCGACGGTGATGTCGACGCCGACGTTCACGCCGGTGCGGAACTGGGTGCCTTCGGCCTCCATCTGTTCCAGCCGGCGGTCGATGTGGCGCTTCTCCATCTTGAACTCGGGGATGCCGTAGCGCAGCAGGCCACCTATGCGGTCGGCGCGTTCGAACACCGTGACGGTGTGGCCGGCCCGGGTCAGCTGCTGCGCGGCGGCCAGACCGGCGGGGCCGGAGCCCACGACGGCGACCTTCTTACCGGTCAGCCGGTCCGGCGGCAGCGGGACGACCCAGCCCTCGTCGAAGGCGTTGTCGATGATCTCGACCTCGACCTGCTTGATGGTCACGGCATCCTGGTTGATGCCCAGCACGCACGACGCCTCACACGGCGCCGGGCACAGCCGCCCGGTGAACTCCGGGAAGTTGTTGGTCGCGTGTAGCCGTTCGATTGCATCGCGCCACCGGTCCTTGAAGACCAGGTCATTCCACTCGGGGATCAAGTTTCCGAGCGGACAACCGTTGTGGCAGAACGGGATTCCACAGTCCATGCAGCGGGCGGCCTGTGTCTGCAGCGTGTCGTGGGAGAAGTCCTCGTAGACCTCTTTCCAGTCACGCAGGCGCAGCGGCACCGGGCGGCGCGGCGGGAGCTCGCGGTGGGTGTACTTGAGAAAACCGCGCGGATCAGCCACTTGCGGCCGCCATGATCGCCTCGCTCTTGTCCGCGCCGGTGCGCTCTGCCTCGGCGATTGCGGCCAGCACGCGCTTGAAGTCGCGCGGCATGACCTTGACGAAATTCTTCAACTCTT
Above is a window of Mycolicibacterium baixiangningiae DNA encoding:
- a CDS encoding catalase yields the protein MVKDAAERVLQHSPSYIPGMPGSEPPSFEEPTTPREPLPPKPDQSGPDLRTATGISVGGSRTARGQQGEYLTTAQGARLYDTDHSLKAGARGPTLLQDHHLREKITHFDHERIPERVVHARGAAAHGVFRGNGAAEKICKAAFLKSGAETDVFVRFSTVLGSRGSADTVRDTRGFATKFYTDEGTFDLVGNNIPVFFIQDGIKFPDVVHAAKPHPDREIPQAQSAHDTFWDFVSLHTEAQAHTMWNMSDRGIPRSYRMMEGFGVHTFRLTGPDGTTSLVKFHWKPRLGVHSLVWEEAQIAAGMDPDLHRRDLADAIEKGAYPEWDLGVQVMPDTPDQMFEGIDLLDPTKIVPEELAPVQLIGTLQLNRNPTNFFAETEQVAFHPGHLVPGIDVTDDPLLQARLFSYLDTQLTRLGGPNFGQIPINRPHAPVNDMFRDGFHQHGVHPGVAPYKPNSLDGGCPFLAGADNGAFIEVPTAVVESTKLRAAPASYDDHFSQVAMFYRSLSPVEQAHIVEAYTFELGKCYEQAIKERQLVVLANIDAELCAAVAAGLGLEPPAPTVAPVDPAVLSPALSQVGQTWPVEGRNIGVLTGPDSDIAEVAAVVDALGAAKLVPLVIASHGGTLDHEGGSVPISRTYATARSIEFDGLVLAGSPTTVQAKILVDEAFRHFKALAVLPQGSELLALSGVGADSEGVLSASDPAGLAASLIEGLGEHRVWGRVVPA
- the dinB gene encoding DNA polymerase IV; the encoded protein is MFVSVIAAANILHADLDSFYASVEQRDDPALRGRPVIVGAGVVLAASYEAKAYGVRTAMGGHQARRLCPQAIVVPPRMAAYSQASADVFEVFRDTTPIVEPLSVDEAFLDVSGLGRVSGTPVEIGATLRARVRDEVGLPITVGIARTKFLAKVASQEGKPDGLLLVPPDRELAFLHPLPVRRLWGVGAKTAEKLHAHGVQTVADVAELGESTLASMVGGAMGHQLYALSRNIDRRRVVTGVRRRSVGAQRALGRRGNTMSATEVDAVVVNLVDRITRRMRTAGRTGRTVVLRLRFDDFSRVTRSHTMPRATASTEAVLAAARGLVAAATPEIAQRGLTLIGFAVSNIDRDGAQQLELPFGPVHDTVALDAAVDQVRTRYGNLAVTRGVLMGRDPGLEIPMLPD
- a CDS encoding PHP domain-containing protein; the protein is MDPVTALRQIAYYKDRAREDSRRVMAYRNAADIVERLTEAERERHGTANSWQSLPGIGPKTAKVIAQAWAGREPDALVELRADAADLGGGEIRAALKGDLHVHSNWSDGSAPIEEMMLAARDLGHEYCALTDHSPRLTIANGLSPDRLRKQLDVIDELRKTVAPLRILTGIEVDILEDGSLDQEDELLERLDVVVASVHSKLAMDAPAMTRRMLKAVANPHTDVLGHCTGRLVTGNRGVRPESKFDADKVFTACRDHGTAVEINSRPERRDPPTRLLDLALQIGCVFSIDTDSHAPGQLDFLGYGAQRALDAGVPMDRIVNTWPAARLLEWTSS
- a CDS encoding glutamate synthase subunit beta; this translates as MADPRGFLKYTHRELPPRRPVPLRLRDWKEVYEDFSHDTLQTQAARCMDCGIPFCHNGCPLGNLIPEWNDLVFKDRWRDAIERLHATNNFPEFTGRLCPAPCEASCVLGINQDAVTIKQVEVEIIDNAFDEGWVVPLPPDRLTGKKVAVVGSGPAGLAAAQQLTRAGHTVTVFERADRIGGLLRYGIPEFKMEKRHIDRRLEQMEAEGTQFRTGVNVGVDITVAQLRSEFNAVVLAGGATAWRDLPIPGRELDGIHQAMEFLPWANRVQMGDPVVGDDGEPPITAKDKRVVIIGGGDTGADCLGTSHRQGAVSVHQFEIMPRPPETRAESTPWPTYPLMYRVASAHEEGGERVFSVNTEEFCGEDGRVTSLKVHEVEMKAGKFERVEGSDFELEADLVLLAMGFVGPEKEGLLTDLKVELTDRGNVSRDADFATSVPGVFVAGDMGRGQSLIVWAIAEGRAAATGVDRYLMGKSALPAPIKPTAAPQR
- a CDS encoding LLM class F420-dependent oxidoreductase, translating into MRFAFKTSPQNTTWAEMLPIWQTADGIDVFESGWTFDHFYPILSDSTGPCLEGWITLTALAQATTRLRVGVLVTGIHYRHPAVLANMASALDIVSGGRLELGIGAGWNEEESGAYGIELGSIKERFDRFEEACEVLTGLLTQDTTTFDGKYYQLKDARNEPKGPQQPHPPICIGGSGEKRTLPITAKYADHWNFVGGTPEEFARKRDVLAARCEDIGRDPKEITLSAHVRLGEDRDYAKVIGEAGALGAEGLDLAIIYLPPPYDPAVLEPLAEAIRDSELAK
- a CDS encoding DUF732 domain-containing protein, with translation MSTTNRCGRLLAATITAGVLLGASVGPAAAWPIPLTAEDNAFLGATRGKFPGNDDQLLTAGRQACRMLYSGQPANAVIDSIAAQYAAAPGQAAIVLNAARGTYCTQAPG